The proteins below are encoded in one region of Synchiropus splendidus isolate RoL2022-P1 chromosome 13, RoL_Sspl_1.0, whole genome shotgun sequence:
- the LOC128769962 gene encoding oxygen-regulated protein 1, with translation MSEAATQDQPAQAGSSGSGQTLPSRLLQPVSDPSASKRVCFYKSGDLKFSGHRMVINGRTFKTFDALLDTLSNKVPLPFGVRTITTPRGTHVVKGLEDLHDGGSYVCSDQKRVKPLDLAEVNRRQVPWNTTRPFSTGRQRRQGLLYGRRNEVKRPEKTTERVAVRTPKRLVVIKNRDPTVKRTIVLQKRTAPTFDALLDYLSQILQFPVLKLYSTDGRRVGGLAALILCSGVIVAAGSEPFRLANSVFRGSQTGQPLDAAEPLVPQTHTHTNKSSSGRGSRNFSLSSEKHIVNQINQSLHRKLRHHESAETEVERQSVPLQEDSPTDGRHYTCIMPRDDDIEKSFRVNQDGSMTVEMKVHLTIKEEETLHWTTTLSRSTICKRTSCAPVCESRRSSPDSNNASEGSSSPTSEDDTKEVSHSSFNGKAVCFNSEEFYEAKSFKRRPTPGPVKKKASVESVRMESGHQEKTVSQYSYMEKTDDGEMTEEYCVVRHTSSSSSYPVPKPRNSSAGNMRSGVGTSGIAEVLQIQNHGMDVRETVMHIYESHGGFDNYLANEEYTAGATQSPRNRASGGSEVPSSSNDIDFSATDSLPRQRDEMLSLSSEPLYPVHQPPSNLPSVAETEAPKVVGKDLKKKDSKASRSQKSSTSTSGSDKKGSAATLSKNSKHSSPDKVSSNTSVERKSLASGATKRDSKREKQKASTRSAVNGATSKKQTRTAAKTNGHNVNTPTERPQMKKNISDILTPKKSSGKKRRAKTPPTNPSEPRENVSIKSLNASQKEIQQYVESWLEEVSPDQVPYTDDARESTASTKVLFKLGADSESDEKNGTNAKQEGLTSDTSGESASSLTAPPSSGALQPDVCPLRGLSTSAPNVRVDAVDQEGMQRSHRSAEALAPLQWEPSTASPKIKALPLLQQMYASDQEDKSESTDADKSTSIASFSSQVASVFGASCKALLSFLSVMTLRDTLAISSPSKTNMAPEAMLMLESLQKISTIEDQEEQRASLTELQSRTSSQLRNRWTAFQIMRDRLHSEPPSPKVSETEFALDVVSEEGDFLEEQKGIEELMEELNMPQDLREEISLTIHHSKCLYPALEGAGESREVVEEEANSSEEATEGASVDLVKDPDVKESDVSETHDDEKLGEELAVGGGITSVTGRMESEDECTEEESVVKEEEGTASGMREELKEEAGKRLADMDDSVVDTDERDAEETEGGEEQSETEDRNIIATIEEEVDTEEEDSGGSHEEQGGVSDEDQTHQEEEKTVVLSDEESEEDGQTVSERAEDLDEKNKPDEEEVEAQDGLQEEQTDGENEQGGSEDGEGGERTVAAHEQVLEEASYLTQQGEKSSPDELQNSHEDDKDQTEVVTEAESEEPKQSRSFQPHPAEISQELLDFINSALQSASLVFTYDSQGQIRVTQDKHRAVPTRTKRRKKSMYSSKRLPSPNTSELSDYRPESDESGAPKTVASLEIASEDGERTSVSEAQSVRHTGDSAAEGNSQSGSSKSPPANPEASTEDGSSLRAHPEAAPEVASEHDAADGVLIDRGRWLLKENHLIRKSPPLAQGMYGQLDSSSLDTLDSPTQSKTMQSPLGAISSSELEDLAKPPSPKCTYYNMPHGSDSDPFSDDYSSKRGAGRGARVSPTVDTSKTWANKNGSLSSFTSVEFKMHDRKIHPQEETIVVTQARGTSRVREGLLQEQDSMENLRLRCNQYCPIL, from the exons ATGAGCGAAGCAGCAACCCAGGACCAGCCTGCTCAGGCCGGTTCCTCCGGCAGTGGACAGACTTTACCCTCTCGACTGCTGCAGCCCGTCTCTGATCCCTCCGCCTCCAAGAGGGTCTGCTTCTACAAAAGCGGCGATTTGAAGTTCAGCGGCCATCGCATGGTCATCAATGGGCGGACGTTTAAGACGTTTGACGCGCTTCTGGACACCCTGTCCAACAAAGTGCCTCTTCCGTTCGGGGTGAGGACCATCACCACACCCAGGGGAACCCACGTGGTCAAGGGTTTGGAGGACTTGCACGACGGAGGCTCCTACGTGTGCTCTGACCAGAAGAGGGTCAAGCCGCTCGACCTTGCTGAAGTGAACCGGCGTCAGGTTCCATGGAACACCACCAGACCCTTCAGCACAGGCCGGCAAAGACGGCAGGGACTTCTGTACGGCAGGAGGAATGAGGTGAAGCGGCCAGAGAAGACCACGGAGAGAGTGGCTGTGAGGACGCCAAAGAGACTTGTAGTCATTAAAAACAGAGATCCCACCGTCAAACGGACAATCGTGTTGCAGAAGCGAACAGCGCCAACGTTTGACGCCTTGTTGGATTACCTCTCGCAGATTCTCCAGTTCCCAGTCTTGAAGCTTTACTCCACCGATGGAAGACGG GTCGGTGGTCTCGCCGCTCTCATCCTGTGCTCCGGAGTCATCGTTGCGGccggttctgaacctttccggTTAGCAAACAGCGTTTTCAGAGGGTCTCAGACGGGACAGCCGCTGGATGCTGCCGAACCACTGGTGCCGCAGACACACACTC ATACCAACAAGTCCTCGAGTGGAAGAGGCTCCAGGAACTTTTCCTTGTCGTCAGAGAAACATATTGTGAACCAGATAAACCAGTCTTTGCACCGTAAGCTGCGCCATCACGAGTCTGCGGAAACGGAGGTCGAGCGGCAGTCGGTGCCGCTGCAGGAAGACTCTCCCACAGATGGCCGCCACTACACTTGCATCATGCCCCGTGACGACGACATCGAGAAATCATTCCGTGTAAACCAAGATGGCAGCATGACAGTGGAGATGAAAGTGCACCTCACAATTAAAGAGGAGGAGACCCTTCACTGGACCACGACGCTCAGCCGCAGCACCATCTGCAAGAGGACGAGCTGTGCTCCGGTGTGCGAGTCCCGCCGCAGCTCACCTGACTCGAACAACGCCTCAGAAGGGTCTTCCTCTCCGACCAGCGAGGATGACACCAAAGAAGTCAGCCATTCCTCCTTTAACGGGAAGGCGGTGTGTTTCAACAGCGAAGAATTCTACGAAGCGAAGAGTTTCAAACGGCGTCCGACTCCTGGTCCAGTCAAGAAGAAAGCATCTGTGGAAAGTGTGAGGATGGAGTCGGGACATCAGGAGAAGACGGTGAGCCAGTACTCCTACATGGAGAAGACAGATGACGGAGAGATGACGGAGGAGTACTGCGTGGTCAGACACaccagcagtagcagcagctaTCCCGTCCCAAAGCCTCGGAATTCCTCTGCTGGGAACATGCGTTCGGGTGTTGGCACCTCTGGGATCGCTGAGGTTCTCCAGATACAGAACCATGGAATGGACGTGCGAGAGACGGTGATGCATATCTATGAAAGCCATGGTGGCTTCGACAACTATCTGGCAAACGAGGAATACACTGCAGGTGCTACTCAATCACCGAGAAACAGAGCATCAGGCGGGTCAGAAGTCCCATCATCGAGCAATGACATCGACTTCAGCGCCACGGACTCCCTACCAAGGCAGCGGGACGAGATGCTGTCATTGTCGTCCGAGCCTTTGTATCCAGTACACCAGCCTCCATCTAATCTGCCGTCTGTGGCTGAGACAGAGGCCCCAAAGGTTGTTGGGAAAGATCTGAAGAAGAAGGACAGTAAGGCCTCACGAAGCCAGAAGAGTTCTACATCAACAAGCGGCTCGGACAAAAAGGGTAGCGCAGCGACGCTGTCCAAGAACAGCAAGCACTCGTCGCCAGACAAGGTGAGCAGCAACACCAGCGTAGAGCGGAAGAGTTTGGCATCAGGGGCCACCAAGCGTGACTCGaagagggaaaaacaaaaagcatcaaCAAGGTCGGCTGTAAATGGAGCTACCTCCAAGAAACAGACCAGGACAGCTGCAAAGACGAACGGGCACAATGTCAACACCCCAACGGAGCGCCCCCAAATGAAGAAGAACATCTCAGACATTTTAACACCGAAGAAGTCTTCGGGTAAAAAGCGCAGGGCCAAGACCCCTCCCACCAACCCTTCAGAGCCGCGAGAGAACGTCTCGATCAAGTCCTTGAATGCATCCCAAAAGGAGATCCAGCAGTATGTTGAGAGCTGGTTGGAAGAAGTCAGTCCGGACCAGGTGCCGTACACCGATGACGCCAGAGAGTCGACCGCCTCCACCAAAGTGTTATTTAAGCTCGGTGCAGACTCTGAGTCGGATGAGAAGAATGGGACTAATGCTAAACAAGAGGGTTTGACCTCAGACACCTCCGGGGAATCAGCATCCTCCCTGACTGCACCTCCCTCCAGCGGAGCTTTGCAGCCCGATGTGTGCCCACTAAGAGGTTTAAGTACCTCGGCGCCAAATGTCAGAGTTGATGCTGTCGATCAGGAGGGCATGCAGCGGTCACACAGATCTGCTGAGGCACTGGCGCCTCTTCAGTGGGAACCTTCCACAGCCAGTCCTAAAATAAAGGCCCTGCCTTTACTGCAGCAAATGTACGCCTCGGATCAGGAAGACAAATCAGAGTCAACCGACGCAGACAAATCGACCAGCATTGCAAGCTTCTCAAGCCAAGTGGCGTCAGTGTTTGGCGCTTCATGCAAAGCCCTACTGTCTTTCCTGTCGGTGATGACGCTCAGGGATACCCTGGCCATCTCCAGCCCAagcaaaaccaacatggccccCGAGGCCATGCTGATGTTGGAGTCGCTGCAGAAGATTTCTACCATCGAGGACCAGGAAGAGCAGAGGGCAAGCCTGACGGAGCTGCAGAGTAGAACATCTTCTCAGCTCAGGAACCGCTGGACGGCTTTCCAGATCATGAGGGACAGGCTCCATAGTGAGCCGCCGTCGCCCAAGGTCTCTGAAACAGAATTTGCCCTGGACGTGGTCTCGGAAGAGGGCGACTTTTTAGAGGAGCAGAAGGGTATTGAAGAGCTGATGGAGGAGCTGAACATGCCGCAAGACCTCAGGGAGGAGATCTCACTCACCATACACCATTCCAAATGCTTGTACCCAGCGCTGGAGGGTGCTGGCGAGTCAAGGGAAGTGGTGGAAGAGGAAGCCAACTCAAGCGAAGAGGCCACTGAAGGGGCTTCCGTTGATCTAGTCAAGGACCCGGATGTCAAAGAGTCAGACGTTTCTGAAacacatgatgatgaaaaatTAGGTGAAGAGCTGGCGGTGGGTGGAGGGATTACCAGTGTAACGGGACGGATGGAGAGTGAGGACGAGTGTACTGAGGAGGAGTCCGTGgtgaaagaagaggaagggaCAGCGAGTGGAATGAGAGAGGAGTTGAAAGAAGAAGCAGGTAAGAGGTTAGCCGACATGGACGACAGCGTTGTTGATACTGATGAGCGGGACGCAGAGGAAacggaaggaggagaggagcagtcTGAGACAGAAGACAGGAATATCATTGCCACAATAGAAGAAGAGGTGGACACGGAGGAGGAAGATAGTGGAGGTAGCCATGAAGAGCAAGGAGGCGTTTCTGATGAAGATCAGACACatcaggaagaggagaagacagTGGTGCTCAGTGATGAAGAGAGCGAGGAAGATGGACAGACGGTTTCTGAGCGTGCAGAAGATTTGGATGAGAAGAACAagccagatgaggaggaggtggaggctcaGGATGGGCTGCAGGAAGAGCAGACGGATGGTGAGAATGAGCAGGGAGGCAGTGAAGATGGTGAGGGAGGTGAGAGAACGGTAGCTGCTCATGAACAGGTCCTTGAGGAGGCCTCTTACTTGACACAGCAGGGAGAGAAGTCCTCACCGGATGAACTCCAGAACAGCCATGAGGACGACAAAGACCAGACTGAAGTCGTCACCGAAGCTGAATCTGAGGAGCCGAAGCAGAGCCGCAGTTTTCAGCCTCACCCAGCTGAGATTTCCCAAGAGTTACTGGACTTCATCAACTCTGCTCTGCAGTCGGCCTCATTGGTGTTCACGTACGACAGCCAGGGTCAGATCAGGGTCACGCAGGACAAGCACCGAGCCGTGCCGACCAGAACCAAGCGACGGAAGAAGAGCATGTACTCCTCCAAACGTCTGCCCAGTCCCAACACTTCCGAGTTATCCGACTACCGGCCGGAGAGCGACGAAAGTGGGGCGCCTAAAACCGTGGCGTCGCTCGAGATCGCTTCAGAAGACGGCGAGAGAACGTCCGTTAGTGAGGCTCAGTCAGTGCGTCACACAGGTGACTCAGCGGCCGAAGGGAACTCCCAGTCAGGAAGCAGCAAGAGTCCTCCCGCTAATCCAGAGGCATCAACGGAGGATGGCAGCTCATTAAGAGCCCATCCAGAGGCCGCTCCTGAGGTGGCCTCCGAGCATGACGCGGCTGATGGAGTCCTGATTGATCGAGGTCGATGGCTGCTCAAGGAGAACCACCTCATTAGAAAATCCCCTCCGCTCGCCCAGGGAATGTACGGCCAGTTAGACAGCAGCTCCTTGGACACCTTGGATTCCCCGACCCAGTCCAAAACCATGCAAAGCCCCCTCGGTGCCATATCCTCCTCCGAGCTGGAGGATCTGGCTAAACCTCCCTCTCCCAAGTGCACCTACTACAACATGCCACACGGGAGCGATTCAGACCCATTCTCCGACGACTACAGCTCCAAAAGAGGGGCGGGACGGGGGGCGCGAGTGTCCCCCACTGTCGACACCTCCAAAACATGGGCCAATAAAAATGGCAgcctgtcctccttcacctcagTGGAATTCAAAATGCATGACAGAAAAATTCATCCGCAGGAGGAGACCATCGTGGTGACGCAGGCGAGAGGGACCTCTAGAGTGCGAGAAGGTCTACTGCAAGAGCAGGACTCCATGGAAAACCTGCGTCTGAGGTGTAACCAGTATTGTCCGATTCTGTAG
- the rgs20 gene encoding regulator of G-protein signaling 20 isoform X2 codes for MGSEPMEMRKRQMSVQQESAAGGTAPTQQGQPGQANPRASNACCFCWCCCCSCSWNEDREDRNRKSSYDIKEGTADCEDCPKPTLEEVRAWAQSFDKLMCCPAGRNAFRQFLRTEFSEENMLFWLACEEFCKETNKSLIEEKARVIYEDYISILSPKEVSLDSRVRESINRNMLEPTSHTFDDAQLQIYTLMQRDSYPRYMNSSAYKNLLNTLSEQSPES; via the exons ATGGGATCAGAGCCGATGGAGATGCGAAAGAGGCAGATGTCGGTGCAGCAGGAGTCTGCAGCAGGGGGGACCGCACCGACCCAGCAGGGCCAGCCGGGCCAAGCCAACCCACGGGCCTCCAATGCgtgttgcttctgctggtgctgctgctgtagcTGTTCCTG GAATGAGGACCGGgaagacagaaacaggaagtcatcGTACGACATCAAGGAAGGGACCGCAGACTGTGAGGACTG TCCCAAGCCCACGCTGGAGGAGGTGCGCGCCTGGGCCCAGTCTTTTGACAAGCTGATGTGCTGCCCAGCGGGGAGGAACGCCTTCCGGCAGTTCCTCCGCACCGAGTTCAGCGAGGAAAACATGCTCTTCTGGCTGGCCTGCGAGGAGTTCTGCAAGGAGACCAACAAGAGCCTGATCGAGGAGAAGGCTCGGGTCATCTATGAGGACTACATCTCCATCCTCTCGCCCAAAGAG GTGAGCCTTGACTCGCGCGTGCGGGAGTCCATCAACAGGAACATGCTGGAACCCACCTCGCACACGTTCGACGACGCCCAGCTGCAGATCTACACACTCATGCAAAGAGACTCGTATCCTCGCTACATGAACTCCTCAGCCTACAAGAACCTGCTCAACACTCTGTCCGAGCAGTCTCCCGAGTCTTAG
- the rgs20 gene encoding regulator of G-protein signaling 20 isoform X1, with product MPCARGLKQWGIRPRSSLRVAARTRVLMWRRIRNLVQTCRRNSAGYPVEYNDPVREEEEEMVCLEPMGSEPMEMRKRQMSVQQESAAGGTAPTQQGQPGQANPRASNACCFCWCCCCSCSWNEDREDRNRKSSYDIKEGTADCEDCPKPTLEEVRAWAQSFDKLMCCPAGRNAFRQFLRTEFSEENMLFWLACEEFCKETNKSLIEEKARVIYEDYISILSPKEVSLDSRVRESINRNMLEPTSHTFDDAQLQIYTLMQRDSYPRYMNSSAYKNLLNTLSEQSPES from the exons ATGCCATGTGCTAGAGGGCTGAAGCAGTGGGGGATCAGGCCCAGGTCCTCTCTGAGGGTGGCCGCCCGCACCAGGGTCCTAATGTGGAGGCGCATCAGGAACCTGGTCCAGACCTGCCGCAGAAACAGCGCTGGCTACCCGGTGGAGTACAATGACCCGGTccgagaagaagaggaggagatggtgTGCCTGGAG CCCATGGGATCAGAGCCGATGGAGATGCGAAAGAGGCAGATGTCGGTGCAGCAGGAGTCTGCAGCAGGGGGGACCGCACCGACCCAGCAGGGCCAGCCGGGCCAAGCCAACCCACGGGCCTCCAATGCgtgttgcttctgctggtgctgctgctgtagcTGTTCCTG GAATGAGGACCGGgaagacagaaacaggaagtcatcGTACGACATCAAGGAAGGGACCGCAGACTGTGAGGACTG TCCCAAGCCCACGCTGGAGGAGGTGCGCGCCTGGGCCCAGTCTTTTGACAAGCTGATGTGCTGCCCAGCGGGGAGGAACGCCTTCCGGCAGTTCCTCCGCACCGAGTTCAGCGAGGAAAACATGCTCTTCTGGCTGGCCTGCGAGGAGTTCTGCAAGGAGACCAACAAGAGCCTGATCGAGGAGAAGGCTCGGGTCATCTATGAGGACTACATCTCCATCCTCTCGCCCAAAGAG GTGAGCCTTGACTCGCGCGTGCGGGAGTCCATCAACAGGAACATGCTGGAACCCACCTCGCACACGTTCGACGACGCCCAGCTGCAGATCTACACACTCATGCAAAGAGACTCGTATCCTCGCTACATGAACTCCTCAGCCTACAAGAACCTGCTCAACACTCTGTCCGAGCAGTCTCCCGAGTCTTAG
- the tcea1 gene encoding transcription elongation factor A protein 1 isoform X1 → MGKKEEEEIIRIAKKMDKMAQKKNGSGALDLLKELRSIPMTLQLLQSTRIGMSVNAIRKQSTDDEVTSLAKSLIKSWKKLLDEPGGGDKPSDEKRKEQTTSVSPSQGSPEAKEESSSSSNSSSKSESADVAANTLINTFPRAPSTSDSVRIKCREMLSNALQAGDDYIAIGADCDELGAQIEEYIFQEFKNTDMKYKNRVRSRISNLKDMKNPNLRRTVLCGSVTPERMAKMTAEEMASDELKEMRKNLTKEAVRDHQMATTGGTQTDLFTCGKCKGKCCTYTQVQTRSADEPMTTFVFCNQCGNRWKFC, encoded by the exons ATGGgcaaaaaggaggaagaagagatcATCCGCATCGCCAAGAAAATGGATAAGATGGCGCAGAAGAAAAACGGG tcGGGGGCGCTGGACCTACTCAAGGAGCTTCGCAGTATCCCCATGACCCTTCAGTTGCTTCAG TCTACCAGAATCGGAATGTCCGTGAATGCCATCCGCAAGCAGAGCACGGACGATGAGGTGACCTCCCTGGCCAAGTCCCTGATCAAATCATGGAAGAAACTTTTGG ACGAGCCAGGAGGTGGAGACAAACCGTCAGATGAGAAGAGAAAAGAGCAGACGACTTCCGTTTCGCCCTCCCAGGGAAGCCCCGAGGCTAAAGAGGAGAG cagctccagcagtaaCTCCAGCAGCAAGAGCGAGTCGGCTGACGTTGCTGCCAACACGTTAATAAACACCTTTCCTCGAGCGCCGAGCACCTCTGACTCCGTACGGATCAAGTGCAGAGAGATGCTGTCCAACGCTCTGCAGGCCGGAG ATGATTATATCGCCATCGGTGCCGACTGCGATGAACTTGGTGCTCAAATTGAGGAATATATCTTCCAAGAGTTCAAGAACACCGACATGAAATACAAGAACCGCGTGCGGAGCCGCATTTCAAATCTGAAAGACATGAAGAATCCCAACCTGAGGCGGACGGTGCTGTGTGGGAGCGTGACCCCCGAGCGCATGGCCAAGATGACTGCCGAG GAAATGGCGAGCGACGAACTGAAAGAAATGAGGAAGAACCTGACCAAAGAAGCTGTCCGGGACCATCAGATGGCCACCACCGGCGGCACGCAGACAGACCTGTTCACTTGTGGCAAGTGCAAGGGCAAATGCTGCACCTACACACAG GTTCAAACCCGCAGCGCTGATGAACCTATGACCACGTTCGTCTTTTGCAACCAGTGCGGCAACAGGTGGAAG TTCTGCTGA
- the tcea1 gene encoding transcription elongation factor A protein 1 isoform X2, with protein sequence MGKKEEEEIIRIAKKMDKMAQKKNGSGALDLLKELRSIPMTLQLLQSTRIGMSVNAIRKQSTDDEVTSLAKSLIKSWKKLLDEPGGGDKPSDEKRKEQTTSVSPSQGSPEAKEESSSSNSSSKSESADVAANTLINTFPRAPSTSDSVRIKCREMLSNALQAGDDYIAIGADCDELGAQIEEYIFQEFKNTDMKYKNRVRSRISNLKDMKNPNLRRTVLCGSVTPERMAKMTAEEMASDELKEMRKNLTKEAVRDHQMATTGGTQTDLFTCGKCKGKCCTYTQVQTRSADEPMTTFVFCNQCGNRWKFC encoded by the exons ATGGgcaaaaaggaggaagaagagatcATCCGCATCGCCAAGAAAATGGATAAGATGGCGCAGAAGAAAAACGGG tcGGGGGCGCTGGACCTACTCAAGGAGCTTCGCAGTATCCCCATGACCCTTCAGTTGCTTCAG TCTACCAGAATCGGAATGTCCGTGAATGCCATCCGCAAGCAGAGCACGGACGATGAGGTGACCTCCCTGGCCAAGTCCCTGATCAAATCATGGAAGAAACTTTTGG ACGAGCCAGGAGGTGGAGACAAACCGTCAGATGAGAAGAGAAAAGAGCAGACGACTTCCGTTTCGCCCTCCCAGGGAAGCCCCGAGGCTAAAGAGGAGAG ctccagcagtaaCTCCAGCAGCAAGAGCGAGTCGGCTGACGTTGCTGCCAACACGTTAATAAACACCTTTCCTCGAGCGCCGAGCACCTCTGACTCCGTACGGATCAAGTGCAGAGAGATGCTGTCCAACGCTCTGCAGGCCGGAG ATGATTATATCGCCATCGGTGCCGACTGCGATGAACTTGGTGCTCAAATTGAGGAATATATCTTCCAAGAGTTCAAGAACACCGACATGAAATACAAGAACCGCGTGCGGAGCCGCATTTCAAATCTGAAAGACATGAAGAATCCCAACCTGAGGCGGACGGTGCTGTGTGGGAGCGTGACCCCCGAGCGCATGGCCAAGATGACTGCCGAG GAAATGGCGAGCGACGAACTGAAAGAAATGAGGAAGAACCTGACCAAAGAAGCTGTCCGGGACCATCAGATGGCCACCACCGGCGGCACGCAGACAGACCTGTTCACTTGTGGCAAGTGCAAGGGCAAATGCTGCACCTACACACAG GTTCAAACCCGCAGCGCTGATGAACCTATGACCACGTTCGTCTTTTGCAACCAGTGCGGCAACAGGTGGAAG TTCTGCTGA